One genomic segment of Nitrospira sp. includes these proteins:
- the cas7c gene encoding type I-C CRISPR-associated protein Cas7/Csd2 — translation MAIQNRYDFVLLFDVKDGNPNGDPDAGNLPRLDAETGQGLVTDVCLKRKIRNFVALTKDQTESSEKLQGKEKRYEIYVKEKAILNKQHERAYVAIGRKDLLDGDDKKRKGGDAVNQARDWMCANFFDIRTFGAVMSTGVNCGQVRGPIQMTFARSIDPIVASEHSITRMAVATEAEAEKQQGDNRTMGRKFTVPYGLYKAHGFVSSFLARQTGFTDDDLTTLWEALASMFEHDRSAARSQMATRGLYVFKHDSELGNAPAHKLFDLIQVKRSNGNGGPPRSFSDYSVTTPDDGPINGFTGVAFIKKV, via the coding sequence ATGGCCATTCAGAATCGCTACGATTTCGTGCTGTTGTTTGACGTAAAAGACGGCAACCCGAACGGTGATCCCGACGCCGGCAACCTGCCACGCCTAGACGCTGAAACTGGACAAGGGCTCGTGACAGACGTATGTCTTAAGAGAAAGATTCGGAACTTTGTTGCGCTTACCAAAGACCAAACCGAATCCTCAGAAAAGCTTCAAGGGAAAGAGAAGCGTTATGAAATCTATGTGAAAGAGAAGGCAATCCTAAATAAGCAGCATGAACGTGCTTACGTGGCTATTGGCCGTAAGGATCTGCTTGATGGGGATGATAAGAAACGCAAGGGTGGTGACGCTGTTAATCAGGCGCGCGATTGGATGTGTGCGAACTTCTTTGATATACGGACATTCGGTGCTGTCATGTCTACGGGGGTGAATTGCGGTCAGGTTCGGGGGCCAATCCAGATGACATTCGCACGGTCGATCGACCCTATAGTTGCATCGGAACATTCAATCACTCGGATGGCGGTTGCGACTGAAGCGGAAGCGGAAAAGCAGCAAGGGGATAATCGAACGATGGGACGCAAGTTCACGGTGCCGTACGGCCTATATAAAGCACATGGATTTGTGTCGTCTTTTCTTGCGAGACAGACAGGATTCACGGACGACGATCTAACCACTCTTTGGGAGGCTCTCGCATCAATGTTTGAGCACGACCGATCTGCGGCTCGGAGCCAAATGGCTACTAGAGGACTCTACGTCTTCAAACACGATTCCGAGCTTGGCAACGCTCCCGCCCACAAACTGTTCGATCTCATACAAGTCAAACGATCAAACGGTAATGGGGGACCACCAAGGAGCTTTAGCGATTATTCTGTGACGACGCCCGATGACGGACCGATCAATGGTTTTACGGGCGTGGCCTTCATCAAAAAGGTCTGA
- the cas5c gene encoding type I-C CRISPR-associated protein Cas5c yields MAKSYCLEVSGDFACFTRPEMKVERVSYDVMTPSAARAVFESIVWKPAMRWRVTRIEVLKPIRWISVRRNEVGAVASTRNVQTAMGAGTGSLGLYVEDERQQRAGLFLRDVAYRIHAHIELRDPSFHKSHFPHLSKVPINRGEDDLLTMPDNNAAKFMSMFERRASRGQCVNQPYLGCREFACSFRLVEDVKDEPKPIAETRDLGWMLYDLDYSNPADPKPRFFQARMDTGVVNVPAWESEEVRG; encoded by the coding sequence ATGGCCAAATCGTATTGTCTTGAGGTGTCGGGCGACTTTGCCTGTTTCACGCGGCCAGAGATGAAGGTGGAGCGTGTCTCTTATGATGTGATGACTCCATCGGCAGCAAGAGCAGTATTTGAATCTATTGTCTGGAAACCAGCTATGCGATGGCGAGTGACTAGGATCGAAGTGCTGAAGCCGATCAGGTGGATCAGTGTTCGTCGGAATGAAGTGGGAGCCGTGGCCTCTACCCGGAATGTTCAGACTGCTATGGGGGCTGGCACTGGCAGCTTAGGGCTCTACGTCGAAGACGAACGTCAACAACGTGCAGGCTTGTTCTTGCGCGACGTGGCCTACCGCATTCACGCCCACATTGAACTTCGCGACCCCAGCTTTCATAAGTCTCATTTCCCACACCTGTCCAAAGTTCCGATCAATCGCGGGGAAGACGATCTGCTGACGATGCCTGATAACAATGCTGCGAAGTTCATGAGCATGTTCGAGCGACGAGCTTCACGCGGCCAATGTGTCAATCAACCGTATCTTGGCTGCCGTGAATTCGCCTGCTCGTTCAGATTGGTAGAGGACGTGAAGGATGAACCGAAACCGATCGCAGAGACAAGGGATTTAGGCTGGATGCTGTATGACTTGGACTACAGCAACCCTGCCGATCCCAAACCGCGTTTCTTCCAAGCTCGAATGGATACCGGCGTCGTCAATGTCCCGGCATGGGAGAGCGAGGAGGTGAGGGGATGA
- a CDS encoding DUF3368 domain-containing protein codes for MSDVWVLNASPVILLGKIGRLDLLESLAAKAAVPDAVFLEIQAGIGEHQAVQNTVDWAAPRRVADVPIPLSIERWDLGPGESQVIAHCLRETQRAVLDDAQGRQCAGAHGIAVIGTMGIVLSAKRQGMLSAARPVLETLRRSGMYLSDQILTEALRLTGE; via the coding sequence GTGAGTGACGTCTGGGTGCTCAACGCGTCGCCGGTAATTCTATTAGGGAAAATCGGTCGGCTGGATCTGCTGGAGAGTCTGGCGGCCAAGGCCGCCGTACCGGACGCGGTGTTTCTTGAAATCCAGGCTGGGATCGGCGAGCACCAGGCGGTACAGAACACGGTGGATTGGGCTGCACCTCGCCGGGTGGCTGATGTGCCGATTCCCTTGTCGATTGAACGATGGGATTTGGGGCCGGGTGAGTCACAGGTGATTGCGCATTGCCTGAGGGAAACACAACGTGCAGTCCTTGACGATGCCCAAGGCCGCCAATGCGCAGGCGCACATGGCATCGCAGTCATCGGCACAATGGGGATCGTGCTGAGCGCGAAGCGTCAGGGGATGCTCTCGGCTGCCCGCCCTGTTTTGGAAACGCTCCGCCGCTCGGGCATGTACCTGTCTGACCAGATCCTCACCGAGGCTCTCAGACTGACAGGAGAATAG
- the cas2 gene encoding CRISPR-associated endonuclease Cas2, producing the protein MNILITYDVSTETAAGRRRLRKVALACLDFGQRVQKSVFECSVSEMQYEEVMRRLLEIIEEKEDSLRVYRLIEPKEKYVQVYGVNTAVDFEEPLVL; encoded by the coding sequence ATGAATATTCTGATCACCTACGATGTCTCAACGGAGACGGCGGCAGGTCGCAGACGGCTTCGGAAGGTGGCGTTGGCTTGTCTGGACTTTGGTCAACGGGTGCAGAAATCCGTCTTTGAATGTTCGGTCAGTGAGATGCAGTATGAGGAGGTGATGCGGCGATTGCTGGAGATTATTGAGGAAAAAGAAGACAGTCTGCGGGTGTATCGCTTGATCGAGCCGAAGGAGAAATATGTGCAGGTCTATGGGGTGAATACGGCTGTCGATTTTGAGGAGCCGTTGGTGTTGTGA
- the cas8c gene encoding type I-C CRISPR-associated protein Cas8c/Csd1: MILQSLYNYYQRKPDLPREGFEWKEIPFVIELNKSGSVVQIEDTRTTEGKRKRAKSFLVPQAVKKASNIASNLLWGNVEYVVGLPDPKKLAERKNNGKEGDYRERLKEMHETFIGAIKSLPPPCQIDAGVRAVCKFCEDIDLTGLQRSGDTWKEVQASNSNITFRLQGDTELVCQRQAVIDAVSKATAKDTPDGVCLITGNPDEVERLHPAIKGVWGAQTSGANIVSFNLPAFNSGGKEQGANAPIGKQSVFAYTTALNHLLAKDSRQRLQIGDASTVFWADKPTPLEDQFADIFAEPPKDDPDRNARAIKALYESPRQGVAPVKDDQTRFFVLGLGPNAARIAIRFWHVGTVAELAKTIQQHFDDLEIARAPFEKPYLSVFRLLLATAVQSKSDNIPPNLGGDVMRSIMECLPYPNTLLQGAIRRVRAEQDVSYPQAAILKACLNRRMRSEETSEKEMTVSLDYSNTNSGYRLGRLFAVLEKIQEEANPGINATIRERFYGAASSTPVTVFSNLMKLKNHHLAKLENPSRKVNLERLISEIIDGVSDFPSHLNLADQGRFAIGYYHQRQALFSKSTEAKQGD; the protein is encoded by the coding sequence ATGATCCTCCAATCGCTCTACAATTATTACCAACGAAAGCCGGATCTGCCACGCGAGGGATTCGAGTGGAAAGAAATTCCATTTGTCATCGAATTGAACAAGAGCGGCTCAGTGGTTCAGATCGAAGATACGAGAACTACTGAAGGCAAAAGGAAGCGGGCGAAATCCTTTCTCGTCCCCCAAGCCGTTAAGAAAGCGAGCAACATTGCCTCGAATTTGTTGTGGGGAAACGTCGAATATGTCGTCGGTTTGCCAGATCCGAAGAAGCTGGCTGAAAGGAAAAACAACGGTAAGGAAGGAGATTACAGAGAGCGACTGAAGGAAATGCATGAGACCTTCATTGGGGCCATCAAATCTCTCCCTCCACCATGCCAAATTGATGCGGGCGTTCGCGCCGTTTGTAAATTTTGTGAAGATATCGATCTCACCGGTCTTCAGCGGTCCGGTGATACCTGGAAAGAGGTGCAAGCAAGCAATTCAAACATAACCTTTCGTCTTCAGGGTGATACCGAACTCGTTTGCCAACGTCAGGCGGTCATCGATGCCGTGTCCAAAGCAACCGCGAAGGATACACCTGACGGCGTGTGTCTTATCACGGGAAATCCTGATGAGGTCGAGCGCCTACATCCAGCCATTAAAGGCGTGTGGGGCGCTCAAACGTCAGGAGCCAACATCGTTTCGTTCAATCTTCCCGCTTTTAATTCGGGGGGTAAGGAGCAAGGCGCTAATGCGCCCATAGGCAAACAATCCGTCTTTGCTTACACCACCGCACTCAATCACCTGTTAGCGAAGGACAGTAGGCAGCGCCTCCAGATTGGCGATGCCTCCACGGTATTTTGGGCTGATAAGCCGACTCCGCTAGAGGACCAATTTGCTGACATTTTTGCCGAGCCACCCAAGGATGACCCCGACCGCAACGCGCGTGCGATAAAAGCCTTGTACGAATCGCCACGCCAAGGAGTGGCGCCGGTCAAGGACGATCAGACCCGTTTCTTTGTGTTGGGACTTGGTCCCAATGCTGCACGAATTGCTATCCGCTTCTGGCATGTAGGAACGGTTGCAGAATTAGCGAAGACTATTCAGCAACACTTTGATGATCTTGAAATCGCTCGGGCACCGTTCGAGAAGCCTTATCTCTCGGTATTCCGTCTGTTGCTAGCCACCGCTGTGCAGAGCAAGAGCGATAATATTCCGCCGAATCTTGGGGGGGACGTGATGCGATCGATTATGGAATGCCTCCCATACCCCAACACACTATTGCAAGGCGCGATACGACGCGTACGTGCTGAGCAAGATGTGTCTTATCCACAAGCAGCTATTCTCAAAGCCTGTCTCAATCGTCGGATGCGTTCTGAAGAAACCTCAGAAAAGGAGATGACCGTGTCACTCGATTATTCCAACACAAACTCGGGTTACCGCTTAGGACGACTTTTTGCCGTTCTGGAAAAAATCCAGGAGGAGGCGAACCCTGGAATCAATGCCACGATACGAGAACGTTTCTATGGGGCGGCTTCGAGCACTCCTGTAACAGTATTTTCCAATCTTATGAAGCTCAAGAACCATCATCTCGCCAAGTTGGAAAATCCTAGCCGGAAGGTGAACCTGGAGCGTCTCATCAGCGAAATTATCGACGGAGTCAGCGATTTTCCGTCTCACTTGAATCTTGCGGACCAAGGTCGCTTCGCCATCGGCTACTACCACCAGCGGCAAGCCTTATTTTCAAAATCCACAGAAGCTAAACAAGGAGACTAA
- the cas4 gene encoding CRISPR-associated protein Cas4: protein MISALEHWSYCPRQCALIHVEQTFDENLYTLRGRAVHKRVDEPETEEQAGVRIERALPLWSKALGLIGKADVVEFHGETPYPVEYKHGPHRAHEHDDLQLCAQAMCLEEMLGKPVPRGAIYHHSSRRRREVACTPELRARVVQSIQAIRAMLAAKHLPPPVNDKRCTHCSLQESCMPAAIGEGRRASAVVRNLFTIHP from the coding sequence ATGATCTCCGCGTTGGAACACTGGAGCTATTGCCCGCGCCAGTGCGCGTTGATTCATGTCGAGCAGACGTTCGATGAGAATCTCTACACGCTGCGTGGGCGGGCCGTGCATAAGCGGGTGGATGAGCCGGAGACAGAGGAACAAGCCGGGGTGCGGATTGAACGGGCGCTGCCTTTGTGGTCCAAGGCTCTCGGGTTGATCGGAAAGGCCGATGTGGTGGAGTTTCACGGGGAGACACCGTATCCCGTGGAGTACAAGCATGGGCCGCATCGGGCACACGAGCATGATGACTTGCAGCTCTGCGCACAGGCCATGTGCCTGGAAGAAATGCTGGGAAAGCCTGTGCCGCGCGGAGCGATTTATCATCACAGCTCGCGGCGGCGTCGCGAGGTGGCGTGTACGCCTGAACTGCGGGCACGGGTGGTGCAGTCTATTCAGGCGATTCGTGCCATGTTGGCGGCCAAGCACCTTCCTCCACCGGTGAACGATAAGCGATGTACCCATTGCTCCCTTCAAGAATCCTGCATGCCTGCTGCGATCGGTGAGGGTCGGCGGGCCTCTGCTGTGGTGCGCAACCTCTTTACTATCCACCCGTGA
- a CDS encoding UPF0175 family protein, with product MTTLTIELPEGAFSALRRSPQEFAKEMRIAAAVQWYAQQQISQEKAAEIAGLSRVEFLDELFRRRVPASQVTLQELVKEIERAGE from the coding sequence ATGACAACATTGACAATCGAATTACCGGAGGGCGCGTTCTCGGCGTTGCGTCGCTCCCCTCAGGAGTTCGCGAAAGAGATGCGCATCGCGGCGGCCGTCCAATGGTATGCGCAGCAGCAGATTTCCCAAGAGAAGGCGGCGGAAATCGCTGGATTGAGCCGAGTCGAATTCCTCGACGAACTGTTTCGGCGGCGTGTGCCGGCCTCTCAGGTGACGCTGCAGGAATTAGTCAAGGAAATCGAGCGTGCCGGTGAGTGA
- the ndhC gene encoding NADH-quinone oxidoreductase subunit A, producing the protein MAEYFWALVGYFIAVLIVAAIMIGASALLGERHREKATDEPYESGITVTGSAHIRLPIQFYLVAMLFVIFDLEAVYLFAWAVAVPEAGWLGFGEMLVFIAVLFIALAYVWRVGALEWGTSQRRIEAPRQEQQDGLVAQQADLRSSVGR; encoded by the coding sequence GTGGCAGAATACTTCTGGGCTCTCGTCGGCTACTTTATCGCGGTTCTGATCGTTGCGGCGATCATGATCGGCGCTTCCGCTCTCTTGGGCGAGCGGCATCGCGAGAAGGCAACCGACGAACCCTACGAATCCGGAATTACCGTCACGGGTTCGGCGCATATCCGGTTACCCATACAGTTTTACCTGGTCGCGATGCTGTTCGTGATCTTCGATCTAGAAGCGGTGTATCTGTTCGCCTGGGCCGTGGCGGTGCCGGAGGCCGGCTGGCTTGGGTTCGGTGAGATGCTCGTCTTCATCGCGGTGCTGTTTATCGCGCTGGCCTATGTGTGGCGGGTCGGCGCGTTGGAGTGGGGAACCTCTCAGCGGCGGATTGAGGCGCCGAGACAGGAGCAACAGGATGGGTTGGTGGCTCAGCAAGCCGATCTCCGATCATCAGTCGGGAGATAG
- a CDS encoding DUF202 domain-containing protein, translated as MDEQLRNQLSRHRTELANERTLLAYIRTALGFVIVGIPAMWVLEHPYLQALGGLSLTAGAVCLALGLRRFMAVNAMIARAFES; from the coding sequence GTGGACGAACAGCTTCGAAATCAGCTGTCCAGGCATAGGACCGAGTTGGCCAATGAGCGGACGTTGCTGGCCTATATCAGAACTGCGTTAGGTTTTGTGATTGTCGGGATACCGGCTATGTGGGTATTGGAACACCCGTACCTGCAGGCATTGGGCGGGTTGTCGTTGACGGCCGGAGCGGTGTGTCTCGCGCTGGGTTTACGTCGGTTCATGGCGGTCAACGCCATGATCGCGCGGGCATTCGAGTCGTAG
- the cas1c gene encoding type I-C CRISPR-associated endonuclease Cas1c → MHQLLNTLYVTTEGAYVRVDHDTLKIEVEKETKLQVPLHHIGGVVCFGDVMMSPAAMARCAEDGRFVVLLDRNGRFKARIEGPVSGNVLLRCAQHEAMRDSERTLSIARNKVGGKIQNSRQIVLRGAREADDPTDAEALRNTADALANAVGRIPQCDNLETLRGIEGESARSYFSTFDRMIKEDREAFKMEGRNRRPPTDPINALMSFLYALVLNDCVAAAEGVGLDPQMGFLHALRPGRAALALDLMEELRSLLADRLVLTVINRRQVTAKDFTQRSGGAVHMEDAARKEVIVAYQKRKQEEITHPVLDQKMPLGLVPHVQARLLARVLRGDLEAYPPYLYR, encoded by the coding sequence ATGCATCAACTATTGAACACGCTCTACGTCACGACGGAAGGTGCGTACGTGCGGGTGGATCATGACACGCTGAAGATCGAGGTCGAGAAGGAGACCAAACTGCAAGTGCCGTTGCACCATATCGGCGGGGTGGTCTGTTTCGGCGATGTCATGATGAGTCCGGCAGCGATGGCTCGTTGCGCGGAGGATGGGCGCTTCGTGGTGTTGCTGGATCGGAATGGACGGTTCAAGGCACGTATTGAAGGCCCAGTGAGCGGGAACGTGTTGCTGCGTTGCGCACAGCATGAAGCGATGCGCGACTCTGAACGAACGCTGTCGATCGCGCGAAACAAGGTCGGAGGGAAGATTCAAAACTCCAGGCAAATTGTCTTGAGAGGCGCGCGCGAAGCGGACGATCCAACCGATGCCGAGGCATTGCGGAACACCGCCGATGCGCTCGCGAATGCCGTGGGAAGAATTCCTCAGTGCGATAATCTTGAAACGCTGCGTGGCATTGAAGGCGAGTCGGCACGTAGCTATTTCTCCACCTTCGATCGGATGATCAAGGAAGATCGCGAGGCCTTCAAGATGGAGGGCCGAAACAGGCGTCCGCCGACCGACCCCATCAATGCGTTGATGTCGTTTCTGTATGCGCTCGTCCTCAATGATTGTGTCGCGGCAGCGGAAGGCGTCGGCCTCGATCCGCAAATGGGCTTTCTGCATGCGCTCCGTCCAGGGCGGGCTGCGTTGGCCTTGGATCTCATGGAGGAGTTGCGCAGCCTGTTGGCTGATCGGCTGGTGCTGACGGTGATCAACCGTCGTCAGGTCACTGCCAAGGATTTCACCCAGCGCTCAGGTGGCGCGGTACACATGGAAGATGCCGCTCGCAAAGAAGTCATCGTCGCCTATCAGAAGCGTAAGCAAGAGGAGATCACGCATCCGGTACTTGATCAGAAGATGCCCTTGGGCTTGGTGCCGCACGTGCAGGCTCGCTTGCTGGCGCGTGTGTTGCGTGGTGATCTGGAGGCCTATCCACCCTATCTGTATCGGTAG
- the cas3 gene encoding CRISPR-associated helicase Cas3', whose amino-acid sequence MTAYLAHVRRNDDGSFAIHHLEDHLRAVGDLAGEFASSFGHADWGRLAGIWHDLGKYSAAFQNYIAHASGFDPEAHIEGAKGRVNHSSAGALHAVVKLGGKGRLLAYLIAGHHAGLPDWHSDEHALASLSKRLEDEQHLRAISNVTIPADVLDPGITPVTKPLGDRDGLALWLRMLFSCLVDGDFLDTEKFMDGEKAQPRGAYSSLVELLGKLDTHMAQLMAEAQPTPVNHVRAEVLRQCRDQASSAPGIFSLTVPTGGGKTLSSLAFALSHAIHHNKRRIIYVIPYTSIIEQTAGIFRGILGENVVEHHSNLDPEKETAKSRLATENWDAPVIITTNVQFLESLFASRTSSCRKLHNIVNSVVVLDEAQLLNPEFLQPVLDTINLLARHYGVTFVLSTATQPALNSREGFGWTFRGLDGVREITTDPDALYRNLNRVTVEMPPDFHACRGWEQIVTELITHESVLAIVNTRRDCRELYRLMPEGTIHLSAAMCGEHRSQVIANIRERLEKKVSTRVVSTQLVEAGVDIDFPVVYRALSGLDSIAQASGRCNREGKLDRGKVVVFVPPKSSPPGTLRRAEQTTVSLLSGSTSDPMARELFTRYFEHFYMKADSLDKHDINDLLTKDAGELKIQFRSAADRFKLIDDVESQTILVWYGESQALIGKLKKDGPERWLMRKLQRYSVNLPRRDVEKLLQSGEIEEAWTGIFAQKVSTLYDDKIGVTIGGALAAEQLIG is encoded by the coding sequence GTGACGGCCTATCTCGCCCATGTGCGCCGGAACGACGACGGGTCGTTTGCGATCCACCATCTTGAAGACCATTTGCGCGCAGTGGGGGATCTCGCGGGGGAGTTCGCGTCGAGCTTTGGCCATGCTGATTGGGGCCGACTCGCAGGGATCTGGCATGATCTTGGAAAGTATTCCGCTGCCTTCCAAAACTATATTGCTCACGCAAGCGGCTTTGATCCTGAGGCACACATTGAGGGTGCCAAAGGCCGAGTGAATCACTCCTCAGCAGGAGCGCTTCATGCGGTCGTAAAACTTGGCGGGAAGGGAAGGCTTCTTGCCTATCTCATTGCTGGTCATCACGCGGGATTGCCCGACTGGCACTCTGATGAACATGCCCTTGCCTCACTATCCAAGCGATTAGAAGATGAGCAGCACTTGCGAGCCATCTCTAATGTGACCATTCCTGCTGATGTGCTTGATCCTGGTATTACTCCAGTCACAAAACCTCTGGGCGACAGAGATGGCCTTGCGCTCTGGTTGCGGATGTTGTTTTCCTGTCTGGTTGATGGGGACTTTCTCGACACAGAGAAGTTCATGGATGGCGAGAAAGCGCAACCTCGTGGAGCGTACTCCTCGCTCGTGGAGCTTCTCGGAAAATTAGATACGCACATGGCGCAGCTCATGGCCGAGGCTCAGCCGACACCTGTGAACCACGTGCGTGCTGAAGTGCTTCGTCAGTGCCGTGACCAGGCGTCAAGTGCGCCAGGCATCTTCTCGCTGACTGTTCCTACTGGTGGCGGCAAGACGCTCTCCAGTTTGGCTTTCGCATTAAGTCATGCGATCCACCACAACAAGCGCCGCATCATCTATGTCATCCCCTATACCAGCATCATCGAGCAAACGGCAGGAATTTTCCGAGGTATTTTGGGTGAAAACGTCGTTGAACATCACAGTAATCTCGATCCAGAAAAGGAAACCGCCAAGAGCCGCTTGGCAACTGAGAACTGGGATGCGCCGGTCATCATCACGACCAACGTGCAGTTTTTGGAGTCCCTATTCGCCTCTCGAACTTCCAGCTGTCGCAAACTCCATAACATCGTGAACAGTGTCGTGGTTCTGGACGAAGCGCAACTGCTCAATCCTGAGTTCCTGCAACCGGTCTTGGACACCATCAATCTGCTAGCACGGCATTATGGCGTCACGTTTGTGCTTTCTACAGCGACTCAGCCGGCGCTGAATTCACGGGAGGGATTTGGTTGGACATTCAGGGGACTGGATGGCGTGCGCGAAATCACGACCGACCCGGATGCGTTGTATCGCAATCTTAATCGGGTGACAGTTGAGATGCCGCCAGATTTCCATGCTTGCCGAGGATGGGAACAAATTGTTACCGAGCTAATAACTCATGAGTCGGTGCTGGCCATCGTCAATACTCGGCGTGACTGCCGCGAACTATATCGACTGATGCCGGAAGGAACGATCCACTTGTCAGCTGCCATGTGTGGCGAGCACCGATCTCAAGTCATTGCAAATATTCGAGAGAGGTTGGAAAAGAAAGTCTCTACGCGGGTCGTCAGCACACAATTGGTTGAGGCTGGGGTAGATATCGACTTTCCGGTTGTATATCGCGCACTGTCCGGCCTGGATTCCATTGCTCAGGCATCCGGTCGCTGCAATCGGGAAGGAAAGTTAGATCGCGGCAAGGTAGTTGTGTTTGTGCCCCCCAAGTCATCGCCTCCGGGTACGCTCCGGCGTGCCGAACAAACCACCGTCAGTCTCTTGAGCGGCAGCACGAGTGACCCCATGGCGAGGGAGTTGTTCACGCGGTATTTTGAGCATTTCTACATGAAAGCGGACTCGCTCGACAAGCATGACATCAACGACTTGTTGACGAAGGATGCAGGAGAGCTGAAGATTCAATTCCGCAGCGCCGCCGATAGGTTCAAGCTGATTGACGACGTGGAAAGCCAAACCATCCTTGTCTGGTATGGTGAGAGCCAAGCGTTGATTGGAAAGCTCAAGAAGGATGGGCCGGAACGGTGGCTCATGCGAAAGTTGCAACGATACAGCGTGAACCTGCCCCGCCGGGACGTGGAAAAGCTACTCCAGTCTGGCGAAATCGAAGAAGCCTGGACGGGAATCTTCGCACAGAAGGTCAGCACGTTATACGACGATAAAATCGGTGTGACCATTGGCGGTGCATTAGCTGCTGAACAACTAATCGGGTGA
- a CDS encoding type II toxin-antitoxin system HicB family antitoxin encodes MIKYEVIIYWSSEDQVFIAEVPELPGCAADGATYQEALANVEVVIQEWIETAKELGRPIPEPKGRLTFA; translated from the coding sequence ATGATTAAGTATGAAGTCATCATCTATTGGAGCAGTGAGGACCAGGTATTCATTGCTGAGGTACCGGAACTTCCAGGCTGTGCGGCTGATGGAGCCACGTACCAAGAGGCACTGGCGAATGTGGAGGTCGTGATTCAGGAATGGATCGAGACTGCGAAAGAGCTTGGTCGCCCCATCCCTGAGCCCAAAGGCCGATTGACCTTTGCGTAG